One window of Cydia fagiglandana chromosome 19, ilCydFagi1.1, whole genome shotgun sequence genomic DNA carries:
- the LOC134673982 gene encoding mediator of RNA polymerase II transcription subunit 25-like isoform X1 — protein MVVNAPETPIQAELIFVIEATSTNGAYISELKTNYIIPTLEYFHGGALEEGGGNGSVYGIVTYQAADNLLALPVNTFGPFTCPQTAIETIDKIQFIGGQAESRACITEALVAAAACFEELGRTDVSRHVLLLCCSPPYSAYAGGLVPPGAPGTIELAARLLGSSGAQLSIAAARRLPALLKLYEHAGGDTHHAQLRNYAKDPRHLVLLRGYSLKERPPSPAPPPAPEAPPDIYGQGRGAPPAAPRPPQFRPTAAVRPNTGWLPPPRNPLYDNSALVRQLTQPSYPPPQPGIQRMPGMMAAGPSTGAAPTPQRTYIWSGVLEWMEKGKNPGDQQKVTKHLPCQVSANSKDIEPELKVDTWPNKLLMQLMPKQLISNIGGQYLKDSKSVLFHLQQNEALDALTKVMVNGFAGCVHFSPMSSPPQCDIKVLILLYTPDKKAYLGFIPNNQATFVDRLRKVIQQQKMTQIIKQMPPASSAPMPGAMPTATMAGGGTMQPTMSSAGIPAAGMSGMGGMGGGMAAGMSAMAPLGPQAPSPQGIVQQMHPQGMMGMGGNMGGQGPPQQQQAPGGKGPRPSQLDGLEAARQQNLEKIQQLQQTLEAAHQQEAQFKSQLFGRQMDIMSHLQAAQQQEQHYKQLEEQRKHQQQLQLQQQLQRGTGAVPRIMRPMMPSNPGLRHLLQQQPQYRPSGARAAPPQQFDDVNNYNDFI, from the exons ATGGTGGTGAATGCCCCAGAAACGCCTATACAGGCGGAGTTGATATTCGTCATCGAGGCTACCTCAACAAATGGGGCATATATAAGCGAATTAAAAACTAATTACATTATACCTACTCTTGA GTATTTCCACGGAGGCGCGCTTGAAGAGGGTGGTGGAAATGGCTCTGTGTACGGCATTGTAACATATCAGGCGGCAGACAACTTGTTGGCTCTGCCGGTGAACACATTTGGACCATTCACATGCCCACAAACAGCTATAGAAACTATTGATAAGATACA GTTTATAGGAGGCCAAGCTGAAAGCCGAGCTTGCATCACCGAGGCGCTGGTTGCAGCCGCTGCTTGTTTTGAGGAGCTCGGACGGACGGACGTGTCAAGACATGTCCTACTGCTGTGCTGTTCTCCTCCTTATTCAGCATATGCTGGAGGTTTGGTGCCACCAG GTGCTCCGGGGACCATAGAGCTGGCAGCCCGGCTCCTAGGCTCCAGCGGGGCTCAACTCTCCATAGCCGCAGCCCGGAGGCTCCCGGCACTCTTGAAGCTGTACGAACATGCGGGTGGTGACACGCACCATGCGCAACTAAGGAATTATGCTAAG GACCCTCGGCACCTAGTATTACTTCGAGGGTACAGTTTGAAGGAGCGCCCCCCGagccccgcgccgccgcccgcacCAGAGGCGCCTCCAGACATTTATGG GCAAGGGCGCGGTGCTCCGCCGGCGGCGCCGCGGCCGCCGCAGTTCCGGCCCACGGCGGCCGTGCGCCCCAACACGGGCTGGCTGCCCCCGCCACGCAACCCCCTCTACGACAACTCGGCGCTCGTCAGACAGCTGACGCAGCCCTCGTACCCACCCCCACAG CCCGGTATCCAACGCATGCCCGGCATGATGGCGGCAGGCCCGTCCACCGGGGCAGCACCGACCCCTCAACGGACTTACATATGGAGCGGAGTGTTGGAGTGGATGGAGAAGGGAAAGAACCCTGGCGATCAGCAGAAGGTCACAAAGCATCTTCCGTGCCAA GTATCAGCCAACTCCAAGGACATAGAACCAGAGCTGAAGGTAGACACGTGGCCCAACAAGTTGCTGATGCAGCTGATGCCAAAACAGCTGATCAGCAACATAGGAGGGCAGTACCTCAAGGACAGCAAGTCTGTGCTCTTCCATCTTCAGCAGAACGAGGCCTTGGATGCACTTACCAAAGTCATGGTCAATGgattt GCCGGCTGCGTCCATTTCTCGCCTATGTCTTCCCCACCGCAATGCGACATCAAAGTGCTTATCCTACTGTACACGCCCGACAAGAAAGCATACCTCGGCTTCATACCTAACAACCAGGCCACGTTCGTCGATCGACTGCGGAAG GTGATCCAGCAGCAGAAGATGACTCAGATCATCAAGCAGATGCCACCAGCCAGCTCTGCGCCCATGCCGGGCGCCATGCCCACAGCCACCATGGCGG gTGGCGGCACAATGCAGCCGACGATGTCGTCGGCGGGGATCCCGGCGGCCGGCATGAGCGGCATGGGCGGCATGGGCGGCGGCATGGCGGCCGGCATGAGCGCCATGGCGCCCCTCGGCCCGCAGGCGCCCAGCCCGCAGGGCATCGTGCAGCAGATGCATCCACAG GGCATGATGGGCATGGGCGGCAACATGGGCGGCCAGGGGCCCCCGCAGCAGCAGCAGGCGCCCGGCGGCAAGGGCCCGCGCCCCTCGCAGCTGGACGGGCTGGAGGCCGCCCGCCAACAGAACCTGGAGAAGATTCAACAGCTGCAACAGACTCTAGAGGCCGCGCATCAGCAGGAGGCGCAGTTCAAGAGCCAG TTGTTCGGTCGACAGATGGACATCATGTCACACCTGCAAGCGGCTCAGCAGCAAGAGCAGCACTACAAGCAGCTTGAG
- the LOC134673982 gene encoding mediator of RNA polymerase II transcription subunit 25-like isoform X2 translates to MVVNAPETPIQAELIFVIEATSTNGAYISELKTNYIIPTLEYFHGGALEEGGGNGSVYGIVTYQAADNLLALPVNTFGPFTCPQTAIETIDKIQFIGGQAESRACITEALVAAAACFEELGRTDVSRHVLLLCCSPPYSAYAGGLVPPGAPGTIELAARLLGSSGAQLSIAAARRLPALLKLYEHAGGDTHHAQLRNYAKDPRHLVLLRGYSLKERPPSPAPPPAPEAPPDIYGQGRGAPPAAPRPPQFRPTAAVRPNTGWLPPPRNPLYDNSALVRQLTQPSYPPPQPGIQRMPGMMAAGPSTGAAPTPQRTYIWSGVLEWMEKGKNPGDQQKVTKHLPCQVSANSKDIEPELKVDTWPNKLLMQLMPKQLISNIGGQYLKDSKSVLFHLQQNEALDALTKVMVNGFAGCVHFSPMSSPPQCDIKVLILLYTPDKKAYLGFIPNNQATFVDRLRKVIQQQKMTQIIKQMPPASSAPMPGAMPTATMAGGGTMQPTMSSAGIPAAGMSGMGGMGGGMAAGMSAMAPLGPQAPSPQGIVQQMHPQGMMGMGGNMGGQGPPQQQQAPGGKGPRPSQLDGLEAARQQNLEKIQQLQQTLEAAHQQEAQFKSQMDIMSHLQAAQQQEQHYKQLEEQRKHQQQLQLQQQLQRGTGAVPRIMRPMMPSNPGLRHLLQQQPQYRPSGARAAPPQQFDDVNNYNDFI, encoded by the exons ATGGTGGTGAATGCCCCAGAAACGCCTATACAGGCGGAGTTGATATTCGTCATCGAGGCTACCTCAACAAATGGGGCATATATAAGCGAATTAAAAACTAATTACATTATACCTACTCTTGA GTATTTCCACGGAGGCGCGCTTGAAGAGGGTGGTGGAAATGGCTCTGTGTACGGCATTGTAACATATCAGGCGGCAGACAACTTGTTGGCTCTGCCGGTGAACACATTTGGACCATTCACATGCCCACAAACAGCTATAGAAACTATTGATAAGATACA GTTTATAGGAGGCCAAGCTGAAAGCCGAGCTTGCATCACCGAGGCGCTGGTTGCAGCCGCTGCTTGTTTTGAGGAGCTCGGACGGACGGACGTGTCAAGACATGTCCTACTGCTGTGCTGTTCTCCTCCTTATTCAGCATATGCTGGAGGTTTGGTGCCACCAG GTGCTCCGGGGACCATAGAGCTGGCAGCCCGGCTCCTAGGCTCCAGCGGGGCTCAACTCTCCATAGCCGCAGCCCGGAGGCTCCCGGCACTCTTGAAGCTGTACGAACATGCGGGTGGTGACACGCACCATGCGCAACTAAGGAATTATGCTAAG GACCCTCGGCACCTAGTATTACTTCGAGGGTACAGTTTGAAGGAGCGCCCCCCGagccccgcgccgccgcccgcacCAGAGGCGCCTCCAGACATTTATGG GCAAGGGCGCGGTGCTCCGCCGGCGGCGCCGCGGCCGCCGCAGTTCCGGCCCACGGCGGCCGTGCGCCCCAACACGGGCTGGCTGCCCCCGCCACGCAACCCCCTCTACGACAACTCGGCGCTCGTCAGACAGCTGACGCAGCCCTCGTACCCACCCCCACAG CCCGGTATCCAACGCATGCCCGGCATGATGGCGGCAGGCCCGTCCACCGGGGCAGCACCGACCCCTCAACGGACTTACATATGGAGCGGAGTGTTGGAGTGGATGGAGAAGGGAAAGAACCCTGGCGATCAGCAGAAGGTCACAAAGCATCTTCCGTGCCAA GTATCAGCCAACTCCAAGGACATAGAACCAGAGCTGAAGGTAGACACGTGGCCCAACAAGTTGCTGATGCAGCTGATGCCAAAACAGCTGATCAGCAACATAGGAGGGCAGTACCTCAAGGACAGCAAGTCTGTGCTCTTCCATCTTCAGCAGAACGAGGCCTTGGATGCACTTACCAAAGTCATGGTCAATGgattt GCCGGCTGCGTCCATTTCTCGCCTATGTCTTCCCCACCGCAATGCGACATCAAAGTGCTTATCCTACTGTACACGCCCGACAAGAAAGCATACCTCGGCTTCATACCTAACAACCAGGCCACGTTCGTCGATCGACTGCGGAAG GTGATCCAGCAGCAGAAGATGACTCAGATCATCAAGCAGATGCCACCAGCCAGCTCTGCGCCCATGCCGGGCGCCATGCCCACAGCCACCATGGCGG gTGGCGGCACAATGCAGCCGACGATGTCGTCGGCGGGGATCCCGGCGGCCGGCATGAGCGGCATGGGCGGCATGGGCGGCGGCATGGCGGCCGGCATGAGCGCCATGGCGCCCCTCGGCCCGCAGGCGCCCAGCCCGCAGGGCATCGTGCAGCAGATGCATCCACAG GGCATGATGGGCATGGGCGGCAACATGGGCGGCCAGGGGCCCCCGCAGCAGCAGCAGGCGCCCGGCGGCAAGGGCCCGCGCCCCTCGCAGCTGGACGGGCTGGAGGCCGCCCGCCAACAGAACCTGGAGAAGATTCAACAGCTGCAACAGACTCTAGAGGCCGCGCATCAGCAGGAGGCGCAGTTCAAGAGCCAG ATGGACATCATGTCACACCTGCAAGCGGCTCAGCAGCAAGAGCAGCACTACAAGCAGCTTGAG
- the LOC134673982 gene encoding mediator of RNA polymerase II transcription subunit 25-like isoform X3: MVVNAPETPIQAELIFVIEATSTNGAYISELKTNYIIPTLEYFHGGALEEGGGNGSVYGIVTYQAADNLLALPVNTFGPFTCPQTAIETIDKIQFIGGQAESRACITEALVAAAACFEELGRTDVSRHVLLLCCSPPYSAYAGGLVPPGAPGTIELAARLLGSSGAQLSIAAARRLPALLKLYEHAGGDTHHAQLRNYAKDPRHLVLLRGYSLKERPPSPAPPPAPEAPPDIYGQGRGAPPAAPRPPQFRPTAAVRPNTGWLPPPRNPLYDNSALVRQLTQPSYPPPQPGIQRMPGMMAAGPSTGAAPTPQRTYIWSGVLEWMEKGKNPGDQQKVTKHLPCQVSANSKDIEPELKVDTWPNKLLMQLMPKQLISNIGGQYLKDSKSVLFHLQQNEALDALTKVMVNGFAGCVHFSPMSSPPQCDIKVLILLYTPDKKAYLGFIPNNQATFVDRLRKVIQQQKMTQIIKQMPPASSAPMPGAMPTATMAGGGTMQPTMSSAGIPAAGMSGMGGMGGGMAAGMSAMAPLGPQAPSPQGIVQQMHPQGMMGMGGNMGGQGPPQQQQAPGGKGPRPSQLDGLEAARQQNLEKIQQLQQTLEAAHQQEAQFKSQLFGRQMDIMSHLQAAQQQEQHYKQLEEQRKHQQQLQLQQQLQRGTGAVPRIMRPMMPSNPGLRHLLQQQQQQPRGGRPHM, from the exons ATGGTGGTGAATGCCCCAGAAACGCCTATACAGGCGGAGTTGATATTCGTCATCGAGGCTACCTCAACAAATGGGGCATATATAAGCGAATTAAAAACTAATTACATTATACCTACTCTTGA GTATTTCCACGGAGGCGCGCTTGAAGAGGGTGGTGGAAATGGCTCTGTGTACGGCATTGTAACATATCAGGCGGCAGACAACTTGTTGGCTCTGCCGGTGAACACATTTGGACCATTCACATGCCCACAAACAGCTATAGAAACTATTGATAAGATACA GTTTATAGGAGGCCAAGCTGAAAGCCGAGCTTGCATCACCGAGGCGCTGGTTGCAGCCGCTGCTTGTTTTGAGGAGCTCGGACGGACGGACGTGTCAAGACATGTCCTACTGCTGTGCTGTTCTCCTCCTTATTCAGCATATGCTGGAGGTTTGGTGCCACCAG GTGCTCCGGGGACCATAGAGCTGGCAGCCCGGCTCCTAGGCTCCAGCGGGGCTCAACTCTCCATAGCCGCAGCCCGGAGGCTCCCGGCACTCTTGAAGCTGTACGAACATGCGGGTGGTGACACGCACCATGCGCAACTAAGGAATTATGCTAAG GACCCTCGGCACCTAGTATTACTTCGAGGGTACAGTTTGAAGGAGCGCCCCCCGagccccgcgccgccgcccgcacCAGAGGCGCCTCCAGACATTTATGG GCAAGGGCGCGGTGCTCCGCCGGCGGCGCCGCGGCCGCCGCAGTTCCGGCCCACGGCGGCCGTGCGCCCCAACACGGGCTGGCTGCCCCCGCCACGCAACCCCCTCTACGACAACTCGGCGCTCGTCAGACAGCTGACGCAGCCCTCGTACCCACCCCCACAG CCCGGTATCCAACGCATGCCCGGCATGATGGCGGCAGGCCCGTCCACCGGGGCAGCACCGACCCCTCAACGGACTTACATATGGAGCGGAGTGTTGGAGTGGATGGAGAAGGGAAAGAACCCTGGCGATCAGCAGAAGGTCACAAAGCATCTTCCGTGCCAA GTATCAGCCAACTCCAAGGACATAGAACCAGAGCTGAAGGTAGACACGTGGCCCAACAAGTTGCTGATGCAGCTGATGCCAAAACAGCTGATCAGCAACATAGGAGGGCAGTACCTCAAGGACAGCAAGTCTGTGCTCTTCCATCTTCAGCAGAACGAGGCCTTGGATGCACTTACCAAAGTCATGGTCAATGgattt GCCGGCTGCGTCCATTTCTCGCCTATGTCTTCCCCACCGCAATGCGACATCAAAGTGCTTATCCTACTGTACACGCCCGACAAGAAAGCATACCTCGGCTTCATACCTAACAACCAGGCCACGTTCGTCGATCGACTGCGGAAG GTGATCCAGCAGCAGAAGATGACTCAGATCATCAAGCAGATGCCACCAGCCAGCTCTGCGCCCATGCCGGGCGCCATGCCCACAGCCACCATGGCGG gTGGCGGCACAATGCAGCCGACGATGTCGTCGGCGGGGATCCCGGCGGCCGGCATGAGCGGCATGGGCGGCATGGGCGGCGGCATGGCGGCCGGCATGAGCGCCATGGCGCCCCTCGGCCCGCAGGCGCCCAGCCCGCAGGGCATCGTGCAGCAGATGCATCCACAG GGCATGATGGGCATGGGCGGCAACATGGGCGGCCAGGGGCCCCCGCAGCAGCAGCAGGCGCCCGGCGGCAAGGGCCCGCGCCCCTCGCAGCTGGACGGGCTGGAGGCCGCCCGCCAACAGAACCTGGAGAAGATTCAACAGCTGCAACAGACTCTAGAGGCCGCGCATCAGCAGGAGGCGCAGTTCAAGAGCCAG TTGTTCGGTCGACAGATGGACATCATGTCACACCTGCAAGCGGCTCAGCAGCAAGAGCAGCACTACAAGCAGCTTGAG
- the LOC134673834 gene encoding divergent protein kinase domain 2A, whose translation MTRTWDKLYMRLLRRRLCTRFLFMIIVFTISFSISVLLFGDLKSPVVMHITDLDRCPACYGVSVCPELYSNQIMLESGNHWSRMFNAKNVYYGYTKSNRRVVLKKLAQNWELQEFDSKLCKSWQLKDDCKPRDLLNLSNIINKIKDLVHYNFSWPDTEPRKGLVFCPYSAGILDFINTSNKKLTESKSDLINIWTSLSINPEPLILKVIPKSKGWPVPAYGGVCGRLIVEAHEGEPLASLLHVPWHRKLKFAKKILDAAMDFTFKHDRFRFYLMDWSLDNIVANEKDDISFVDLEDVIILDKHIYPGKDLPSWYQRYSREIMGSGFTFSIENMCKHHLSDHNLWAACYILAGDDMPLLYPIPKDVNAYRPYLDKLLKGCLNGEDRFSSITKLQHVVKEMLMDEKIVGTTVR comes from the exons ATGACTCGAACATGGGACAAATTATACATGCGACTCTTACGACGACGCCTATGCacacgttttttatttatgatcaTAGTGTTTACGATTTCCTTTTCAATTTCTGTCTTATTATTCGGCGATTTAAAATCCCCTGTGGTGATGCATATTACTGATTTAGATCGCTGCCCGGCCTGCTACGGTGTATCCGTTTGTCCGGAACTGTATTCTAACCAGATAATGTTGGAAAGCGGCAACCATTGGTCTCGCATGTTCAACGCTAAGAATGTATACTATGGGTACACAAAATCGAATCGTCGAGTTGTTTTAAAGAAGTTAGCACAGAATTGGGAGCTACAAGAGTTTGACTCGAAATTGTGTAAGAGTTGGCAGTTAAAAGATGACTGTAAGCCAAGAGATTTGTTAAATTTGAGTaacattattaataaaatcaaGGATTTGGTTCATTATAACTTCAGCTGGCCAGATACAGAGCCAAGGAAGGGGCTAGTGTTCTGCCCGTACTCTGCAGGCATCCTAGATTTCATAAATACTAGTAACAAGAAATTGACAGAATCTAAATCTGATCTGATCAATATATGGACAAGTTTAAGCATTAATCCAGAACCCTTGATATTGAAG GTGATCCCAAAATCGAAAGGTTGGCCGGTCCCAGCCTATGGAGGGGTGTGCGGCAGACTTATTGTGGAGGCCCACGAGGGAGAACCCTTAGCATCCCTGCTGCATGTCCCCTGGCATCGGAAACTGAAGTTTGCCAAGAAGATCCTGGATGCTGCTATGGATTTCACTTTTAAACATGACAG atttCGCTTCTATCTTATGGACTGGTCTTTAGACAACATAGTTGCCAATGAAAAGGATGACATCTCTTTCGTTGACCTTGAAGATGTTATCATCCTCGACAAACACATCTACCCTGGAAAGGACCTCCCGTCCTGGTACCAACGGTACAGCCGAGAGATCATGGGCTCAGGATTCACATTTTCCATCGAAAACATGTGTAAACACCATTTGAGTGACCATAACCTTTGGGCCGCTTGCTACATTTTAGCGGGAGATGACATGCCACTCTTGTATCCTATACCTAAGGATGTCAATGCATATAGGCCTTATTTGGACAAGCTTTTGAAAGGCTGTCTGAACGGAGAGGATAGGTTTAGCAGTATAACCAAGCTACAACATGTTGTTAAAGAGATGCTTATGGATGAAAAAATTGTTGGTACCACTGTGAGATGA